tgatCCAGATAGATTCCCAAGTCTTGAAGAGTCTTATAGATCCTgttaagtgtttttttataatttcccTTTCATATTAATATATGTTTGGCTGCTGGGAAATCCTGATCTTATTTACTGGTCTGCAGGTTGAATTGACTGTTGTTAGATTCTATGTTTTCCTTTATTCTCCTTatatttctcagcaaccaaaaggAGCCTTGAGGGATTTCTTTCTACAAACCCCACAAAAATGGATCACAGATTCCTTGTTTGATCAGTCATTTTTCTATCATAGCTATTAAAATCTCTTTTGTTCAATTACTTAAGTTTTTCCATTTGACTCAGTTTTGTGAAGCATATTTGAGGTTCAGTTACCAAGGCACATAATCCAGATCTAGAGATTTTctcgtttcttttcttttcttttccctttttttggttttttgtgtgTTCTGTTGTGGATGGTATATTATATTCAGTTGGttttaatgaatacaaaatacaGATTCAGTCATTTTATATGATtctatgtttggggcattgttTTAGATGTGCCATGAAATGTTCCATCTATGCTTTGCATAGCATTTGAAATCATATTGATTTTGCTTTCTTAcagaatttgatattttttcatttctttgaatgtctgatcttttttattttagggaaaaatctatttttatagaTAATACCTATTTTTAATGTGATGTGTAGTATGGACAGAAGTCCAATGTCCTACATCGGCTGATTACTAACGTTGGTTGGGCCTTATATGTGGGGCTACCTCTACCCACAattagcttaagcttttagtAGTATATGTGGTCCTGCATCATTTGGTATCGGGGTGAGGTTTTGGCCTGGCTTCCCTCAGCAAACAAAAAATTGGATTATTAGCGCGATGCCCCATTAACtacatttttttgctttatgaTGCCACCATTATTACTGTGATTTGTGTGTTTGAATGccatggaaaacaaaaaattggattATTTCATTTCCATTGATAAACTGTTCTCATTTTGTTCTATTCATGCCTAATCCTTAACAATTGCATCTTCCTGTAAGGAATGTTGAATGAATTTGTAAAGCATCAGAATCTTACAACAAGAAGGGAAAGAGATTAAATCtgaatttctttctttcttgttgcTTTCTTCCCAACTTACCACTTGACTTTATCCCTCTTTTCACTTGGCATATCGGTTGCTGATTGTGATCTATCTCCTCTTTTTTTGTCAGATTGTTTgcagttgtggatgatatattCTGCTTGTTTCAAGGACATATTGAGAATGTTGCTCTTCTTAAGCAACAGTATGGGTTAAACAAAACAGCAAATGAGGTGATCATTGTCATAGAAGCTTATAGGACTCTGAGAGATAGAGGTCCATATCCTGCAGATCAAGTTGTGAGAGATCTCCATGGGAAATTTGCATTTGTTCTCTATGACAGCTCTAACAGAACTGCATTTCTAGCTGCTGTGAGTAAACCTTTTGGCCAGTAATTTTGCTATCCAATTTCAAGTATCCCTCTTGTTGCTCTCAGATTGTTATGATCACCTTCTTTGAAGGCAGCTTACATCAGGTGTAACTTTACCCACATGTAATGCAGGATGCTGATGAGAGTGTTCCCTTCTTCTGGGGAGTAGATTCTGAAGGCCATCTTGTTCTTTCTGATGATGAAGAGACTGTGAAGAAGGGCTGTGGGATATCTTTTGCTCCATTTCCTAAAGGTATTGTTATATGTTTTGCATATTGAATCCATAGTTTGGGGAAACCATTTCATCATTGTTTGAGTTTTTCCATGGGAACCTACTCGCATGTTTCAAATGGTTTAGTTTCCGAGATTTGTGGAGTTACCTGAGAAGTTAACATGGATGttctttgaaaattgaaataagtAAGAAGTGGGTTTGTGTTCAAGTGGGAAACAGAGCTGAACTTATCCGACAAACATAAGGGAAATGTGTGTAAAGTGAAACTATTATGGTAATGCCATAATGATCCATATATGGTTTATATTGTTGTATTGCCTTGAGATGCCTTCTGATTGATCTTAGCCTTGAGATGAAATGTCGTTAGCTCAGTTGATAGTTGCTTCTGTATATGGACTGGATGGGCTTAAACTACCATGTTACCCTGAGATCTTTGTTTTATGTATGGTCTGTCATATTCAGCGTAGAAGTTGTAATGAATTTGTTAAGAAGTCACTTTGTTTTGCCCATACGGTATGATGCATCCATATTCTATGTTGCCTTGAGATGCCTTCTTGCTTGGTTTTAGATTTGTCATGTTGCATTGTGCTATGATGTTGCCTTTAATTGATGGGCCCTTGATCTATCCCATGGTAGAGCAGTAGAATGGCACAACCTTGATCTATAATCTTGAATGTATGTATGGTCTGATGAAATCTTTTCCAGTGAGGCTGATCTTTTGTTAtgaacttattttaactttccCAAATATAAGGAAATCCAATGGAGACAAATATATGGCTTGAGATCTGTGTTAAGTGGTAATGTATGGATGCTTTCTTGGCTGCTTCCAAGCAATTCCATTGCCATTTTCATTGTTGCGCTCTTTTAATATCCTGTCTTTATTCTGTTCTACATTGAGATGAAATTTTAGGCTCCATTCCTCATTCTGTTATTCATTTCCACTTTTACCCATGAAAATTCCCAATGAACATGGGTAGTAATATTGCTGAATTTTTCTGTCTTTTTCTTCTCAGGATGCTTCTTTACAACCTCTGGAGGTTTGAGGAGTTTTGAGCACCCGCTAAATGAGTTAAGGGCAGAGCCACGGGTGGATAGTTCTGGCCAGGTGTGTGGTGCAAATTTCAAGGTGGATGTTGAAGCCAAGAAGGAGACTGGCATGCCTAGAGTTGGGAGTGCTGCAAACTGGTCCACACACTACTGAGCTCTTAAGTTATAACCATCTTGATTACATCAAGACTTTCATTATTCACTTGGCCTTGCAATGCTTTTTCttattcatccttttttttaagTTCCGCTACCATCTTGATGACTCTGTTGCTTCAATTTGTACTGAACTTCTAGTTAGAACATACTGTCAAAACCAAGGCATCTTTATGCAGGCTATAAATGTTGCTCCATATTGAACTGATCCTTTCACGGATAATGCATGTAACATGGAATAAAATTGCTTTACACTAGCACTTTTTGTGATGCATGCAAGAGTTTACATGTTTGATGTGTGGACTCAACTCTTACTAGCATATTGGAAGTTTGGAACTTCCTCCTAACAATTATATCATGTTATTTATTGAACTCAAGAATGATATTTTACTTCCACAAGCTTTAGCAGGGTTGCTTCCTTTAAAAATAGAACAATCAGTATGCTGCTGatattgaattttatatgttattgaAGTCATTTGGTTTTTATGACACCATGTCCGCCAATTGCAGTACATCTTGTTCTACTCTTACTAAAGAAGTCACAACATGTTCAGAGCATAATGAGAGTAGATAAAAATCCTTTTCATGGTGctaagattcaaaatcaatatggAAGAATTTCTATTGCTGAGGAGACTCTTGTGTTGATCATTTACAACTTTTATACTAAACTATTAGTAGATAACAGGAAAATGAAAACCGACAAGCATTTTCTGGTGTCGCAGAAGAAACTTAAGCTGATTTCAGTCCTTTGCATCTGCAATACCTCCTGGTGTTATCTGAAACACTTGCCTTTGTCAAGAACAACTTTTCAACAATATAATAGTAATTCTTCTCCAATGCCGTCTGGCTTGTGAATGCCAAGATATCAGATGCATGGGTGCGCAGTAGGTATTTAGTCTAGGATCAAGGATCATCATGACACCAGGTGGTGATGGCAATTTGAGTTTCCAACCTCAACCAGTATCTAGTAATAATCAATGATCAAATGGTCGCCATTATggagtaattattttttaatagatgaTATAGGGATAAGATCAACAACTAAAAAACATGGGAAGGATATTGCTTCAGCTTCAGGCAGATTTGGGGCATCAAACACCTTGCAGACCCGCTGCTCCCCTTTGCCTTTCCTAAACATTAACCTTATTGTGGCTGCATGGGCAAGCACATGTCCACCTGCTGGTTTTTTTGGATCTGATATGAACACCCCTCCACCAGGATCGGCTATAACTGCAACCATCAATCCAATTACATAGATCAGCAGTAAGTGTTGGAAacttcatatataaaattaagggTCACCATGGTAGGATTACAAAGTGAAATTTCTGGCTACCTAATATATTCATTGTGTCTCAAACTAGCCCAGTATTACCTTGGTTGGTCATATAAACTGCGACATTGAATTCCTCGGCTATCTTTGTTAAGCGGGAGAGCATCTGTGCAAGTTTTTGCTGCAGACAGACACTGACTCATTTCATGGAAGAgtatttacatatttaaaacctcagaaaattgaaaattttgccaAAACTAAGATCATTTTGCTAAAAATATCACTCTAAATGAGATCTGCATGGCTTGctaaattttcataattgacAAAATTAAATAGTAAAATAGAGGATTCTCTGCTTCAATAATCTGCCACTTCGCTCCCCTTTCAAGGAGTGATGTCACTACATTTTTTTGCTTTGCACTAAGCTATCATGTCTAACCAATAACCATTGGCCACAACAGTATAATACGGACATTAATCATAAAGCACCTTAAATCGGAAATATCAGCAAAAAGAATCTAGTTTGGTTGAATTCTCTCAGAAATTCAAACCGCTTGTATGCATCCTAGGGTTGTAAAGGTTTAACCTGGCGGTCTGCTAATTCCCCTCTTCCCGTGAAATCCACCCGAAAGAGAGCAATTACTGAATCCACAATCTGAAAATATCAATTCATACATTCATCAGTCTGTCAAGTCTGATGATATTTGTATTACAGAGTAATTCTGTTACTTGTGACTTACCAGGAGTCTAAAAGGTTCTTCAGACATTTTTGCTGCTAGACCAAGAAGCAGGTTGTACTGATGCTCATATGTGTATGCTCGAGCATAAATGATCTTTCACATGCACAGAACAGGAGATGTTTCAGTTCTGAGAATAGTTCCCCTAGTTCAATTTATATGAAAttagaaatgatgcttacattgTCAAGAACAGCTCCAGCATCCATGCCAAACCGCTCAGCAATTGGTACAATCCTATCAGGTCGACTGCAAGTGCATTTAgttgagaaaataaacaaaaaccagATGGGCATTGTCAAATCATTTCACAGTTACCGTTTCATGCAACAGAAACTATAACCAGTTCAGAAGTTGAAGTTTAAAGAGggaatgagaaacaaaaaatcatacaaaGTTCCTTCAGTATCTATGTAAGCAACTTTTCCATTCCCTCCCCGCATGCTAGTGGGAAGCTGCAAAAGttgttggaaagaaaaatcAGCAAATCAAGGATCCATGTGAGTAAAACTTGCTAGTTTtatgtcatgcattaaatgctaatcTGAAGCATATATTTGATTCCATAGTGATTGATGCACCAGAGGGAGTTCACTCTCATTTCATTTGTTAAATTATTTAGTTCGTAACTAATGCTACATGACATAGGAAGACAGTCAGGATTAGCACAAAAAATCCGGCCCATCCACCAGCCACCCATGTATATTATTAGATTCTTGTATAATCATGGGCGACGTTACCTTTCACTCTTTATAAAGCCCTCATATTTAAAATGTTTAGAAGGGATCAAGAAAAACACTACCTACAGACTATCAGTCACACCCAGCAGATTTTTCTTAGTGCCGCCAGGATAAGCTTAACAAGTAAACATTTCCATGCTAgcataaagcaaaaaaaataaccTGTGTGGAAACGCATAGAGTATGTGCGAGCTGTGTTTTCCCGGACCTGAGTCAATTTTGGTAGCCAAGCAATCAGAAGACAAGCCAACAAATAGAAGATGAGTTAAGAGATTCGTCCTACCAAATTTTACTTTCTCTATTTAAATTTGGCGGGAgaggaaatgaaagaaaatagaatccacataaaaatagattttttaaaaagacaaatTAACCTGCTTCATTTGTTCTTGcatatttattcaaatttatttatcttctttCTTCTACtgtaaaaacaagaaaaataaactgTGCAAAATCAAAAAGAGAATTTGAATGTCTcccttttttcctctcttttttttttttcatctaaacaAGGCccgaaaatataaaaaatatttgaaaggaaATATTCCTTAATTtctgtaaaaatattttaatttatgagtACTGATAGACTGCGCTAAGGCTCTCACCGGAATTCCCCAAAGGCTTCTGTTATTGCCGAAGTTTCTATGCCACCTATGCagattcaaaaagaaaaattagttgCAGCAAAAGTGGCAAATATAGaacaagaaaatcaatttttcagaGAGATAACACTATTAGAATTTACCGCCTAAGAGTTCATCTAAGGCCTGGCTTCCAGTTGTGATGCGAACCACCGACTTTCTCTATATGCAAACGGGAATTAGCATTCAGGTTCACTGTTAAAACATAGTTAAGTCTAACCACTTTTGAGTGTTGCTAACATGCGCCTTTATTCCTAATTCCTAACCAttctcttataaataaaattatgcatTAGACTCAGAGGAATCAGATCTGATCCGAGCCCTTAATCTGTGCCCAGATCTGATCAATAGGCTTAATAGGTGCATTTGGCGCCAGCGGGAATGTTAGActttccattttatttaaaaaatttgaaagaactTCAATCTTACTCTGAGCAGAGCATCGCTTCCAGTAATGTAACCAAAATTCTGAGAACATTTCAAACGAAAAGTACAACAAATTAGCTCCAAGCCTGAGCaaaatatatgaaagaaaattattcataGAATATTGTTTCTATCTAGCACTAACCACTATCTTTTCAGCTGCTTCGCATATCTTATCAACTTTGGCCTCTGATAATCCTTTGATCCCTGTCAAGTTctggaaaaaaacaaaatcacgGTAAGCAAAACCTTCAGAGTTCGAACAATCTAAATTCAGAATCGTCTCACTTTCTTTGTGTGCATCATCAAGCCGTTGCAGGTATAAATTCCTGCGTCTTGAAGCTTCTTCACATCTCCAGCATTAATTCCCTGAGAAATCACTGCAGAATCGCGAAGTTCGGAATCTAATGTTTAAAACGGATAACTCAACTGAACCAAGGCAAGTTAGAAAGGCTTTTGCCTACATTTCGCTTAACGATTAAACGGAGGATAAGTGGTTTTCGCACAAAATCAACATCCAATATCAAACAGAGGATAagcatatttgaattttatacaTCTAGTACACAACAGAAAGTAGTTGGAGATCTACACTAAGCGATGAAGTAACATCAGATTCTTCTCAAGCACTCGCCAGATAAAACAGATACTGtagaaatcaaattctaaaactaGAAACGAAGAAACAAACGAAGCAAGCTGAGAATTTATCGTCAACatgaaaacaaagagaaaccgAGTCTGAAACTCATCATTGCCCACATGAATCCAAAATAAGAACTCAAAGCTCATGTGAAAGAGCTGGATTTCAATTAacagtattaaaaaaaaaaaaaaagggtataagACAGGAAGGAAGAATTCAAACAGATACAAATCAAAATCGATTGTGTAGTTACGTTTATCGATAGCTTCAAACAAGTCTTCCTCATCTTCAATGTCTTCTCTTTCCACGAGCTGTAACTGGCTATGTTCTTCGGATCTGGACGGAAAAGAATAATGAGATTTTGCTTTCACATAATTCAATACTGTTGCAACAAATTAACACGAAATGTATGAATTTCAAAGAGCTTACTTGAGAGCTGCAATCATTTTGCGTCACTGTAGAGAGAGAGTGTCTGGTGAGTTTCCAGAGTGATGGATTGGAAAAGAAGATATAGGGCGGGAACCGGGATTGAAGACGTTTATTAAATAGAGTTGATTTGTGATTGAGATCCGAATTCTAATGTGAACTAATCGGGAGTGTTTGTTTGTGGAGTTATGCCATACCAAATCAATATAACAGTGGTGAAAAAAGTGTTTGTCAATATCCAGTATCCACAAAGCAGTCAAATTATGCTAGTCTGTTCAAAACGTCAAATCCAGTTCCTCGATCTCTTTATGAGACTTTTGGCTGCTTAGGCATTTGTTTCGCAACCATCAATTGGAAATTTTTAACATTGTGGATTCATGTAGAAAGTTGTTTGGCTAAAGATTCATTTTCAAATCACTAGCTTATATGGTATCCCGATGTTTTGCCATAAGGTCACACAACTAACTCATGGGGTACAAATGAGGTGTTGTCTTGAGTTCTTGATTCTTGGCatggtaaatcaatttaatgacttaaagtaacttaatgacttaatgatttaatttatatcAATGTATAAAGAATTATCAATTTTTGACATCTATaaaggtgtttggtaaatcaatttaataacttaaagtaacttGATagcttaatgatttaatttatatcaatttcaaattttttgtaaacataaatttatatttaagtaataataagataattattGTAACTTgatatttaaagtaatttttaactttaagttgtaatattaagttgttttaataaatatatttaatttatttaataagttaaataaagttattaagtcactttaagtaattaaattgatttatcaaacgcCCTCTAAacctcaaaataaaatagaggtTAATGCCCAATGGCCCAAGGAGTCAATAGGGCTCTATTGGAAGTCTAAAGGTAATAATAGAGAAAGTGAAAAAACACGTTGTTTCCCCTCccctcataaaaaaaaaataaggtctTTGTTACATTGCTTTGGGCATGAGGAGCCATGTTTAAGTTTGGTGGTTGTTGTATTAGTATAGTTGTAAAGGT
This region of Vitis vinifera cultivar Pinot Noir 40024 chromosome 5, ASM3070453v1 genomic DNA includes:
- the LOC100242660 gene encoding stem-specific protein TSJT1; this translates as MLAVFHKSIAEAPEGLRTPDSASLPALKDGFLPQFFASLHPSAVTVNLGSSGAISYSVDKQNPLLPRLFAVVDDIFCLFQGHIENVALLKQQYGLNKTANEVIIVIEAYRTLRDRGPYPADQVVRDLHGKFAFVLYDSSNRTAFLAADADESVPFFWGVDSEGHLVLSDDEETVKKGCGISFAPFPKGCFFTTSGGLRSFEHPLNELRAEPRVDSSGQVCGANFKVDVEAKKETGMPRVGSAANWSTHY
- the LOC100254575 gene encoding meiotic recombination protein DMC1 homolog, coding for MIAALKSEEHSQLQLVEREDIEDEEDLFEAIDKLISQGINAGDVKKLQDAGIYTCNGLMMHTKKNLTGIKGLSEAKVDKICEAAEKIVNFGYITGSDALLRRKSVVRITTGSQALDELLGGGIETSAITEAFGEFRSGKTQLAHTLCVSTQLPTSMRGGNGKVAYIDTEGTFRPDRIVPIAERFGMDAGAVLDNIIYARAYTYEHQYNLLLGLAAKMSEEPFRLLIVDSVIALFRVDFTGRGELADRQQKLAQMLSRLTKIAEEFNVAVYMTNQVIADPGGGVFISDPKKPAGGHVLAHAATIRLMFRKGKGEQRVCKVFDAPNLPEAEAISFPCFLVVDLIPISSIKK